One window of Xanthomonas sp. 10-10 genomic DNA carries:
- a CDS encoding amino acid adenylation domain-containing protein has product MASKLHTDNTLMLSEALEMFGPLDPALLIRATLQLAREFDTLRLCIVEHDGVPRQVILPEYTAPVPYLNVSEDPAPRNAAEHWVDEQIRQPENLEHGPLWHCAVFRLGEDHHMWVQCVSHLVMDGYCASIMMQRMSVLYNAYAAGVEPEPAHYGSALSLVEMEQQYRASDRFQRDRDYWMQQLADLPPPATLARPGNHLSTGLLRGTGQFSPQQVVRLRAMGKDYGASLPQMLISLIAAYYYRCTGAEDLVLAMPVTGRINARYRQTAGLVANVISLRLKMDPQQPIHALFGQVASVVRHALRHQQYRFEDVRRDIGMFGIDQKFARLAVNIEAFDYALRFGEAYAIPHNLCNGPADDLTIFCYERGDGAALRFDLDANPALYDSDELAEHCRRLTHLADSVLANPECALGEVDVLGEQERHRLLHTWNHTAATLPEPATLLHGMLQRAEIMPAAVVVQYENRTLDYATLCELASRIAAQWVADGVRPGDVVAVALPRSEHLLVALLAIMWSGAAYLPLDPESPAARNRQMLNDSGAIALVCEPALCERYLLGGMVWLDPRPAQLPAAIAPRATPDGTAYVLYTSGSTGTPKGVEISHRNLFNFLHAMEHELALRPRDRVLAVTTITFDIAGLELYLPLLVGARVVIAPAGISHDPRSLSRLIVHEQISLVQATPSLWRILLANQDLALDRIHALVGGEALVPELATQLLSRVGRLTQLYGPTETTIWSTIMPLQLTDAAAPPIGRPLLNTRVYVLDAQRQPLPTGAIGELYIGGAGVAKGYRGKRQLTSERFLRDPFADDGSTMYRTGDRVRQRRDGLLEFIGRADAQLKIRGHRVEPAEIENALLLHAQVAQVAVVAHNDGDNAVQLLAYVVGKHGNTPSSELLRAHLQQRLPASMIPSLWMPLPALPLTANGKLDRRALPAPGALPKRAHVAPRDALEHQLAALLQEVLGIEVVGVDDNFFELGGDSLRAAEMAARFPQLFGVELPLGALFHAPTIAGLSEVIKRSAQAPNDPLSVLLPMRAGSAGVTPLFCIHPVIGLGWSYLTLLGQLDPQWPVYALQSPALSDPQHRPESIEAIARDYLARLRSVQPHGPYRLMGWSLGGLIAHAMAAELHDLGEQVELLAMLDSYPHLEQAAALPEAENVRASVHALGLTLAHDQPMPTTVAQLASLLCDHYGLTTLPAVQQLLKQRPTLLDDLGAVTQHHLHLARRHRPRTLNQDVLFVEASVRMSSGGDEAQWVDYRPQAWRPYVRTLHLYALDSDHHSMLSAAHSATLCALLHQATAQVPQRDASIASASANDGVAEYA; this is encoded by the coding sequence GTGGCCAGCAAGTTGCATACCGACAACACCTTGATGTTGTCCGAGGCACTGGAGATGTTCGGTCCACTGGACCCTGCGCTATTGATCCGCGCCACGTTGCAGCTGGCGCGCGAGTTCGACACGCTGCGGCTGTGCATCGTGGAGCACGACGGCGTGCCGCGGCAGGTGATCCTGCCCGAGTACACGGCGCCGGTTCCCTACCTCAACGTCAGCGAAGATCCCGCACCGCGCAATGCCGCCGAGCACTGGGTGGACGAACAGATCCGCCAGCCGGAAAACCTGGAGCATGGGCCGCTGTGGCATTGCGCGGTGTTCCGGCTCGGCGAAGACCACCATATGTGGGTGCAGTGCGTCAGCCATCTGGTGATGGACGGTTATTGCGCATCGATCATGATGCAGCGCATGTCGGTGCTGTACAACGCGTACGCCGCAGGCGTGGAGCCGGAACCTGCGCACTACGGCAGTGCGCTGTCGCTGGTGGAGATGGAGCAGCAGTACCGCGCCTCCGACCGCTTCCAGCGCGATCGCGACTACTGGATGCAGCAGCTGGCCGATCTGCCGCCACCGGCAACCCTGGCACGCCCGGGCAATCATCTGTCCACCGGGTTGTTGCGCGGCACCGGGCAGTTTTCGCCGCAGCAGGTGGTGCGCCTGCGTGCGATGGGCAAGGACTACGGCGCCAGCCTGCCGCAGATGCTGATCTCGCTGATCGCCGCCTATTACTACCGCTGCACCGGTGCCGAAGATCTGGTGCTGGCGATGCCGGTGACCGGCCGCATCAATGCGCGTTACCGCCAGACTGCCGGGTTGGTGGCCAATGTGATCTCGCTGCGCCTGAAGATGGACCCGCAGCAGCCGATCCATGCGTTGTTTGGGCAGGTCGCATCGGTAGTCAGGCATGCCTTGCGGCATCAGCAATATCGCTTCGAGGACGTACGCCGCGACATCGGCATGTTCGGCATCGACCAGAAGTTCGCCCGCCTGGCCGTCAATATCGAAGCCTTCGATTACGCGCTGCGCTTTGGCGAGGCGTACGCGATACCGCATAACCTGTGCAACGGCCCGGCCGACGATCTGACCATTTTTTGCTACGAGCGTGGCGACGGCGCGGCCCTGCGCTTCGATCTGGACGCCAATCCGGCGTTGTACGACAGCGACGAGCTGGCCGAACACTGCCGTCGCCTGACCCATCTGGCCGATTCCGTGCTGGCAAACCCGGAATGCGCGCTGGGTGAAGTGGACGTGCTGGGCGAGCAAGAGCGCCACCGGTTGCTGCACACCTGGAATCACACCGCCGCAACGCTGCCGGAGCCGGCCACGTTGTTGCACGGCATGTTGCAGCGTGCCGAGATCATGCCTGCGGCCGTTGTCGTGCAATACGAAAACCGCACCCTGGACTACGCCACGCTGTGCGAGCTCGCCTCGCGGATCGCTGCGCAATGGGTGGCCGATGGGGTGCGCCCTGGCGATGTGGTCGCTGTCGCGTTGCCGCGCAGCGAGCATCTGTTGGTGGCCTTGCTGGCCATCATGTGGAGCGGCGCGGCCTACCTGCCGCTGGACCCGGAAAGCCCGGCGGCGCGCAATCGGCAGATGCTCAACGATTCCGGTGCGATTGCGCTGGTCTGCGAGCCGGCATTGTGCGAGCGCTATCTGCTTGGCGGCATGGTCTGGCTGGACCCGCGCCCGGCGCAGCTGCCGGCGGCGATCGCCCCAAGGGCGACTCCGGATGGGACGGCGTACGTGCTGTACACCTCCGGCTCCACCGGCACGCCCAAGGGCGTGGAGATCAGCCATCGCAACCTGTTCAATTTCCTGCATGCGATGGAACACGAGCTCGCCTTGCGTCCGCGCGACCGCGTGCTGGCGGTCACCACCATCACCTTCGACATCGCCGGGCTGGAGCTGTATCTGCCATTGCTGGTGGGCGCGCGCGTGGTCATCGCACCGGCCGGCATCAGTCACGATCCGCGCAGTCTGTCGCGCCTGATCGTCCACGAGCAGATCAGCCTGGTGCAGGCCACGCCGTCGCTATGGCGCATCCTGCTGGCCAATCAGGATCTGGCGCTGGATCGCATCCATGCCCTTGTCGGTGGCGAGGCCCTGGTGCCCGAGTTGGCGACGCAATTGTTGAGCCGGGTTGGGCGCCTGACCCAGTTGTACGGGCCGACCGAAACCACCATCTGGTCGACCATCATGCCGCTGCAGTTGACCGATGCGGCCGCGCCGCCAATCGGCAGGCCGCTGCTCAACACACGCGTCTATGTGCTGGATGCGCAGCGGCAGCCGTTGCCGACCGGTGCGATCGGCGAGCTGTACATCGGCGGTGCCGGCGTGGCCAAGGGCTATCGCGGCAAGCGCCAGCTCACCAGCGAGCGTTTCCTGCGCGACCCGTTCGCCGACGACGGCAGCACCATGTACCGCACCGGCGACCGCGTACGTCAGCGTCGCGACGGCCTGCTGGAATTCATCGGCCGCGCCGATGCGCAATTGAAGATCCGCGGCCACCGCGTGGAGCCGGCGGAAATCGAAAATGCATTGCTGCTGCATGCGCAGGTGGCGCAGGTGGCGGTGGTTGCGCACAACGATGGCGACAACGCCGTGCAACTGCTCGCCTACGTGGTGGGCAAGCATGGCAACACGCCATCGAGCGAGTTGCTGCGCGCCCATCTGCAACAGCGTCTGCCGGCCTCGATGATTCCCAGCCTGTGGATGCCACTGCCGGCGTTGCCGCTGACGGCCAATGGCAAGCTGGATCGCCGCGCCTTGCCCGCGCCGGGCGCATTGCCCAAGCGTGCGCATGTGGCGCCGCGCGATGCACTCGAACATCAACTGGCGGCCCTGCTGCAGGAGGTGCTGGGCATCGAGGTGGTGGGGGTGGACGACAACTTCTTCGAGCTCGGTGGCGATTCGCTACGGGCGGCAGAGATGGCGGCACGCTTCCCGCAACTGTTCGGCGTGGAGCTGCCGCTGGGCGCGCTGTTCCATGCGCCGACGATTGCCGGCCTGTCGGAGGTGATCAAACGCAGCGCGCAGGCACCCAACGACCCGCTGAGCGTGCTGTTGCCGATGCGCGCAGGCAGCGCGGGCGTCACGCCGTTGTTCTGCATCCATCCAGTCATCGGCCTGGGCTGGTCGTATCTCACCCTGCTTGGCCAGCTCGATCCGCAGTGGCCGGTGTACGCATTGCAGTCGCCGGCATTGAGCGACCCGCAGCACCGTCCTGAAAGCATCGAGGCGATCGCCCGCGATTATCTGGCGCGTCTGCGCAGCGTGCAGCCGCATGGCCCGTATCGCTTGATGGGCTGGTCGCTGGGCGGCCTGATCGCGCACGCCATGGCCGCCGAATTGCATGACCTGGGCGAACAGGTCGAGTTGCTGGCGATGCTCGACAGCTACCCGCATCTGGAACAGGCCGCCGCACTGCCCGAAGCGGAAAACGTACGTGCATCGGTACATGCGCTCGGGCTGACGCTGGCGCACGACCAACCGATGCCGACCACCGTGGCTCAGCTGGCCAGCCTGTTGTGCGATCACTACGGCTTGACCACCTTGCCGGCGGTGCAGCAGTTGCTGAAGCAGCGCCCCACGCTGCTGGACGACCTGGGCGCAGTGACCCAGCATCACCTGCACCTGGCGCGGCGTCACCGGCCGCGCACATTGAACCAGGATGTGCTGTTCGTCGAAGCCAGCGTGCGTATGAGCTCCGGTGGCGACGAGGCGCAATGGGTGGATTACCGGCCGCAGGCATGGCGTCCGTATGTGCGCACGCTGCATCTGTACGCCCTGGACAGCGATCATCACTCGATGCTGTCGGCTGCGCACTCGGCAACGCTATGTGCGCTGCTGCACCAGGCCACTGCACAGGTGCCGCAGCGCGATGCCAGCATCGCCAGCGCCAGTGCCAACGACGGGGTAGCCGAATATGCCTGA
- the speA gene encoding arginine decarboxylase yields the protein MSDWSLDQARKTYSIPHWADGYFDVNAAGHVVVTPTVDGPSVSLPEVVDAARAAGAKLPLLVRFPDILGQRLGKLQAAFAQAQSEWDYAGGYTAVYPIKVNQHRGVAGTLASHHGEGFGLEAGSKPELMAVLALSRPGGLIVCNGYKDREYIRLALIGRKLGLQTFIVIEKPSELKLVLEEARALDVKPGLGVRMRLASLGAGKWQNSGGDKAKFGLSPRQVLDLWKTLRDTEYADSLKLLHFHMGSQISNVRDIANGMREATRYFVELSRLGAKISHVDVGGGLGIDYEGTRSRSYCSINYGLHSYASNIVQPLASACEEHGLTPPRIVTECGRAMTAHHAVLIANVSEVEQAPEGRVPDAHDDEPAAIRHLREIHDELDVRPAVELFQEAQHFHAEGLSAYALGQIDLTHRARIDDLFYAIAHGVRARLSFDEKSHRPVLDELNERLVDKYFVNFSVFESIPDVWAIDQVFPIVPIERLNEAPQRRGIIADMTCDSDGMVKTYVENESLDSSMPLHTLNPGESYRIGFFLVGAYQEILGDIHNLFGDTDAVEVAVDGEGYRIVQQRRGDTTDVMLDYVGYQLDTLRATYAERIAAAQLSPERAQELHDALEAGLTGYTYLSDEPLG from the coding sequence ATGAGCGATTGGTCCCTCGACCAAGCCCGCAAGACCTACTCGATCCCGCATTGGGCCGATGGGTATTTCGATGTAAACGCCGCCGGCCACGTGGTGGTCACCCCCACCGTCGACGGCCCGTCGGTGTCCTTGCCGGAGGTGGTGGATGCCGCGCGTGCGGCCGGCGCCAAGCTGCCGCTGCTGGTGCGTTTCCCCGACATCCTCGGCCAGCGCCTGGGCAAGCTGCAGGCGGCGTTCGCGCAGGCGCAGTCCGAGTGGGATTACGCCGGCGGCTATACCGCGGTGTACCCGATCAAGGTCAACCAGCACCGTGGCGTGGCCGGCACGCTGGCCAGCCACCATGGCGAGGGCTTCGGCCTGGAAGCGGGCAGCAAGCCGGAGCTGATGGCAGTGCTGGCGCTGTCGCGTCCGGGCGGGCTGATCGTCTGCAACGGCTACAAGGACCGCGAATACATCCGCCTGGCGCTGATCGGCCGCAAGCTCGGCCTGCAGACCTTCATCGTCATCGAAAAGCCCTCCGAGCTGAAGCTGGTGCTGGAAGAGGCGCGCGCGCTGGACGTCAAGCCGGGCCTGGGCGTGCGCATGCGCCTGGCCTCGCTGGGCGCGGGCAAATGGCAGAACAGCGGCGGCGACAAGGCCAAGTTCGGGCTGTCGCCGCGGCAGGTGCTGGACCTGTGGAAGACGCTGCGCGACACCGAGTACGCCGACAGCCTGAAGCTGCTGCATTTCCACATGGGCTCGCAGATCTCCAATGTGCGCGACATCGCCAACGGCATGCGCGAGGCCACGCGCTATTTCGTGGAGTTGTCGCGGCTGGGCGCGAAGATCAGCCACGTGGACGTCGGCGGCGGCCTGGGCATCGATTACGAAGGCACCCGCTCGCGCAGCTATTGCTCGATCAACTACGGCCTGCATTCCTACGCCAGCAACATCGTGCAGCCGTTGGCCAGCGCCTGCGAAGAACACGGCCTGACCCCGCCGCGCATCGTCACCGAATGCGGCCGCGCGATGACCGCCCACCATGCGGTGCTGATCGCCAACGTGTCCGAGGTGGAGCAGGCGCCGGAAGGCCGCGTGCCGGACGCGCACGACGACGAGCCGGCAGCGATCCGCCACCTGCGCGAGATCCACGACGAGCTCGATGTGCGACCGGCGGTGGAATTGTTCCAGGAGGCGCAGCACTTCCATGCCGAAGGCTTGAGCGCGTATGCACTGGGCCAGATTGACCTGACCCACCGCGCGCGCATCGACGACCTGTTCTATGCCATCGCGCACGGTGTGCGTGCACGCCTGAGCTTCGACGAGAAGAGCCACCGCCCGGTGCTGGACGAGCTCAACGAGCGGCTGGTGGACAAGTACTTCGTCAACTTCAGCGTGTTCGAGTCGATCCCGGATGTGTGGGCGATCGATCAGGTGTTCCCGATCGTGCCGATCGAGCGCCTGAACGAAGCCCCGCAGCGGCGCGGCATCATTGCCGACATGACCTGCGACTCCGACGGCATGGTCAAGACCTACGTCGAGAACGAGAGTCTGGACAGCTCGATGCCGTTGCACACCTTGAACCCGGGCGAGAGTTATCGCATCGGTTTCTTCCTGGTCGGTGCCTACCAGGAAATCCTCGGCGATATCCATAACCTGTTCGGCGATACCGATGCGGTGGAAGTTGCCGTGGACGGCGAGGGCTATCGCATCGTGCAGCAGCGTCGCGGCGACACCACCGATGTGATGCTGGACTACGTGGGCTACCAGCTGGACACGCTGCGCGCGACCTATGCCGAACGCATCGCCGCAGCGCAACTGTCGCCCGAGCGCGCGCAGGAGCTGCACGACGCGCTGGAGGCCGGCCTGACCGGCTATACCTATCTGTCCGACGAGCCGTTGGGCTGA
- the speE gene encoding polyamine aminopropyltransferase: MSTNDNWYIEHFQPTGSAIGFRISGKLDEVQSPFQKIEIYQTTDWGKLMLIDGAVMLTSRDNFFYHEMISHPALFTHAAPKRVVIIGGGDCGTLREVLKHPGVESATQCDIDEQVTRMSEKYFPELCDSNHDARAELLFDDGVAYMANCPAGSVDIVIVDSTDPVGPAEGLFNKAFYESCFKALKDDGILVQQSESPLALLALIQEMRTEMGKAGFQSFKTLPFPQPCYPTGWWSVTMASKQANADFAFRQDAAQAKGFETLYYTAHLHTGVLVAPPFVAKALDE, translated from the coding sequence ATGAGCACCAACGACAACTGGTACATCGAACACTTCCAGCCCACCGGCTCGGCGATCGGCTTCCGCATCAGTGGCAAGCTGGACGAGGTGCAGTCCCCGTTCCAGAAGATCGAGATCTACCAGACCACCGACTGGGGCAAGCTGATGCTGATCGATGGCGCGGTGATGCTCACCAGCCGCGACAATTTCTTCTATCACGAGATGATCAGCCATCCGGCGCTATTCACCCACGCCGCGCCCAAGCGCGTGGTGATCATCGGCGGCGGCGACTGCGGCACCCTGCGCGAGGTGCTCAAGCACCCGGGCGTGGAAAGCGCCACCCAGTGCGATATCGACGAGCAGGTCACCCGCATGTCGGAGAAGTACTTCCCCGAGCTGTGCGATTCCAACCACGACGCGCGCGCCGAGCTGCTGTTCGACGACGGCGTGGCCTACATGGCCAACTGCCCGGCCGGCAGCGTGGACATCGTGATCGTCGATTCCACCGACCCGGTCGGCCCGGCCGAGGGCCTGTTCAACAAGGCCTTCTACGAGAGCTGCTTCAAGGCACTGAAGGACGACGGCATCCTGGTGCAGCAGTCCGAGTCGCCGCTGGCGCTGCTGGCGCTGATCCAGGAAATGCGCACCGAAATGGGCAAGGCCGGCTTCCAGTCGTTCAAGACCCTGCCGTTCCCGCAGCCGTGCTACCCCACCGGCTGGTGGAGCGTGACCATGGCCAGCAAGCAGGCCAACGCCGATTTCGCCTTCCGCCAGGACGCTGCGCAGGCCAAGGGCTTCGAGACGCTGTACTACACCGCGCACCTGCATACCGGCGTGCTGGTCGCACCGCCGTTCGTGGCCAAGGCGCTGGACGAGTAA
- a CDS encoding PH domain-containing protein — protein sequence MDAVAQFLTDEQDPVAVGKILPKVNELLTRDEQVEYIAVQKKMVMNLSPDAVVLTNRRFIVVSPKLFGMTFRDFPWREVLDVHMSEQMLGATIMCRTTQGAYASIDSLPKKQARRVYAYAQQVEESAYEKRQQLEFDKLRASAGGVVVHAPAAPGTVPSAPPIAVAVTDDPMQVLSKLKQLLDAGLVTQEEFDAKKAEVLARL from the coding sequence ATGGACGCAGTGGCGCAGTTTTTGACTGACGAACAGGACCCGGTAGCCGTGGGCAAGATCCTGCCCAAGGTGAACGAGTTGCTGACACGGGACGAGCAGGTCGAGTACATCGCCGTGCAGAAGAAGATGGTGATGAACCTGTCGCCGGATGCGGTGGTGCTGACCAACCGCAGGTTCATCGTGGTCTCCCCGAAACTGTTCGGCATGACGTTTCGCGATTTCCCCTGGCGCGAGGTGCTCGATGTGCACATGAGCGAACAGATGCTCGGGGCCACCATCATGTGCCGCACCACGCAGGGTGCGTATGCATCCATCGATAGCCTGCCAAAAAAGCAGGCGCGTCGCGTGTATGCCTATGCGCAGCAGGTGGAAGAATCGGCCTACGAAAAACGCCAGCAGCTGGAATTCGACAAGTTGCGCGCCTCTGCTGGCGGTGTGGTGGTGCACGCTCCTGCGGCGCCGGGTACGGTGCCGTCGGCCCCGCCGATCGCGGTGGCCGTCACCGATGATCCGATGCAGGTGCTGAGCAAGCTCAAGCAGCTATTGGATGCGGGTTTGGTCACGCAGGAAGAATTCGATGCCAAAAAGGCCGAGGTATTGGCACGGCTGTAA
- a CDS encoding RIO1 family regulatory kinase/ATPase — protein sequence MHYQPLDVSSLQVVTPVLLKQGTRLLEPDVYRTHLDGQLAVVKDYGRYRRTLLAPIARLMVRHEARMLRRLHGWRHAPALLGTLGGLALGMEFIPGDTLSASAVVGQEVFQQLQQALRRLHAFGITHNDLHGTNVVVSAGVPVLIDFTSAWRFPRWLRRGTLARQLQRSDVANFHKMRQRLAGIAPTADEAARSAEPGWVRGLRGGWKRLYRRLKRGA from the coding sequence ATGCATTACCAACCGCTGGATGTGTCCAGCCTGCAGGTCGTCACTCCCGTTCTGCTCAAGCAGGGCACGCGGCTGCTCGAGCCCGACGTCTACCGCACCCATCTGGACGGGCAGCTGGCAGTGGTCAAGGACTACGGCCGGTATCGCCGCACGCTGCTGGCACCGATCGCACGGCTGATGGTCCGCCATGAGGCGCGCATGCTGCGCCGCTTGCACGGCTGGCGGCATGCCCCGGCACTGCTCGGCACGTTGGGCGGTCTGGCGCTGGGCATGGAGTTCATCCCGGGCGACACGCTCAGCGCCAGTGCGGTGGTGGGCCAGGAAGTCTTTCAACAGTTGCAGCAGGCGCTGCGTCGCCTGCATGCCTTCGGCATCACCCATAACGATCTGCACGGCACCAACGTGGTGGTCAGTGCCGGGGTGCCGGTGTTGATCGATTTCACCTCGGCCTGGCGCTTCCCGCGCTGGCTGCGGCGTGGCACGTTGGCCCGCCAGCTGCAACGCAGCGACGTGGCCAATTTCCACAAGATGCGCCAGCGCCTGGCCGGTATCGCACCCACCGCCGACGAGGCCGCGCGCAGCGCCGAGCCGGGCTGGGTGCGTGGCCTGCGCGGCGGCTGGAAGCGGCTCTATCGCCGTCTCAAACGCGGCGCGTGA
- a CDS encoding beta-N-acetylglucosaminidase domain-containing protein, whose amino-acid sequence MKRRNRKSGLRLLSVLVAAGLAAPALAEPVTQPALFPTPVSIALDGETIALGQSVVLVVAPGADPASVALVRSLLGAAGVRKIATASRLPATLDRPHIVIGTGEAAVVRDALTRSKATQDTHAEGYTLTSVALGSGLITLAGQDSDGLFHAVQTLRQLLERPAIPALTIQDYPAMPIRGTIEGFYGAPWSMADRSKHIDFLARTKANTYIYSPKDDPYARDRWRDPYPKATLKALGKLAANARRNHVDFVYAISPGPSVCFSDPADAKALLRKFDAFRALGVRSFYVALDDIEYTKWNCERDKTTFGDSGAQAAGIAQSHLLNLVQADLVARHDAASELIMVPTEYYDAKESPYKEALRKHLDPKIVVQWTGTDVVPPAISIPDARAATKAFGRKTLLWDNYPVNDFETSAGRLLMAPYARREAGLSAELSGIVSNPMNQEVPSRVAVMGLTAYAWNDTGYDAQRTWHAAARDLAGGDARVTAALLTFFDTQHLAPTFGSQPWQEQAPRLKAVLDQVREAIALGDAAARSQAIATLARTADDIAAAPQIIRDGVADKGFAEQSRPWLEAMEGWGRALQKTAAGLEAANRGDAQGSVAFADARRIAAEAAAIPSIPGATRFGGPVKIADGVLDRFVADAPTLIAYRGPAASAAVEH is encoded by the coding sequence ATGAAGCGACGCAACAGGAAGTCGGGCCTGCGCCTGCTCTCGGTCTTGGTGGCGGCAGGACTGGCCGCACCTGCGCTGGCCGAGCCGGTCACCCAGCCGGCGCTGTTCCCGACCCCGGTGTCGATCGCGCTGGACGGGGAGACGATCGCCTTGGGCCAGTCGGTGGTGCTGGTCGTCGCGCCGGGCGCGGACCCGGCCTCGGTCGCGTTGGTGCGCAGCCTGCTCGGTGCGGCCGGCGTCCGCAAGATCGCCACCGCCTCGCGCCTGCCGGCCACGCTCGACCGTCCGCACATCGTCATCGGCACCGGCGAGGCGGCTGTGGTGCGCGATGCATTGACGCGCAGCAAGGCGACGCAGGACACCCATGCCGAAGGCTACACGCTGACCAGCGTCGCGCTGGGTAGTGGCCTGATCACGCTGGCCGGGCAGGACAGCGATGGCCTGTTCCATGCCGTGCAGACGCTGCGTCAGCTGCTGGAGCGGCCGGCCATTCCGGCGCTGACCATCCAGGATTACCCGGCCATGCCGATCCGCGGCACGATCGAAGGCTTTTACGGCGCGCCCTGGTCGATGGCCGATCGCAGCAAGCACATCGATTTTCTGGCGCGCACCAAGGCCAATACCTACATCTATAGCCCCAAGGACGACCCGTACGCGCGCGACCGCTGGCGCGATCCGTACCCGAAAGCGACCTTGAAGGCGCTGGGCAAACTGGCGGCCAACGCCAGGCGCAACCATGTCGATTTCGTCTATGCGATCTCGCCCGGGCCCAGCGTGTGTTTTTCCGATCCCGCCGATGCCAAGGCGCTGCTGCGCAAGTTCGATGCGTTCCGCGCACTGGGCGTGCGCAGCTTCTATGTGGCGTTGGACGACATCGAATACACCAAGTGGAACTGCGAACGCGACAAGACCACCTTCGGCGATTCCGGTGCGCAGGCGGCGGGCATCGCGCAGTCGCATCTGCTCAATCTGGTGCAGGCCGATCTGGTCGCCCGCCACGACGCGGCATCGGAACTGATCATGGTGCCCACCGAGTATTACGACGCCAAGGAAAGCCCGTACAAGGAAGCGCTGCGCAAGCACCTGGACCCGAAGATCGTGGTGCAGTGGACCGGCACCGACGTGGTGCCGCCGGCCATTTCCATCCCGGATGCGCGCGCCGCCACCAAGGCGTTCGGACGCAAGACGCTGCTGTGGGACAACTACCCGGTCAACGATTTCGAAACCTCGGCCGGGCGCTTGTTGATGGCACCGTATGCGCGGCGCGAGGCCGGGCTGTCGGCCGAGCTGTCCGGCATCGTGTCCAACCCGATGAACCAGGAGGTGCCCAGCCGCGTGGCGGTGATGGGGCTGACCGCGTACGCCTGGAACGACACCGGCTACGACGCGCAACGCACCTGGCATGCAGCGGCGCGCGATCTGGCCGGTGGCGATGCGCGGGTGACAGCGGCGTTGCTGACCTTCTTCGATACCCAGCATCTGGCGCCCACCTTCGGCAGCCAGCCCTGGCAGGAGCAGGCACCACGCCTGAAGGCCGTGCTGGACCAGGTGCGCGAGGCGATCGCACTGGGCGATGCCGCAGCGCGCAGCCAGGCGATTGCAACATTGGCGCGCACCGCCGACGACATCGCCGCCGCGCCGCAGATCATTCGCGATGGCGTCGCTGACAAGGGCTTTGCCGAACAATCACGCCCATGGCTGGAGGCGATGGAGGGTTGGGGCCGCGCGCTGCAGAAGACCGCGGCCGGGCTGGAGGCCGCCAATCGCGGTGACGCGCAGGGCTCAGTTGCATTCGCCGATGCCAGGCGGATCGCCGCCGAAGCGGCAGCGATCCCCTCGATTCCCGGCGCCACGCGTTTCGGCGGGCCGGTCAAGATTGCCGACGGGGTGCTCGACCGCTTCGTGGCAGACGCCCCGACGCTGATCGCCTACAGGGGGCCAGCCGCGTCGGCGGCGGTGGAGCACTGA
- a CDS encoding P-II family nitrogen regulator: MLRARHALGPAPMKMIMAIVKPFKLDDVREALAGCGVAGITVTEVKGFGRQKGHTELYRGAEYVVDFLPKVKIEVAVSDDQAERVVEAIVAAAGTGKIGDGKVFVYDLGTVVRIRTGELDSDAL, encoded by the coding sequence ATGCTGCGCGCCCGTCATGCCCTGGGACCCGCACCAATGAAAATGATCATGGCCATCGTCAAACCGTTCAAGCTCGACGATGTGCGCGAAGCGCTCGCCGGCTGTGGGGTGGCGGGCATCACGGTGACCGAGGTCAAGGGCTTCGGCCGGCAGAAGGGCCACACCGAGCTGTATCGCGGCGCCGAGTACGTGGTCGATTTCCTGCCCAAGGTGAAGATCGAAGTGGCGGTGAGCGACGACCAGGCCGAGCGCGTGGTCGAGGCCATCGTGGCCGCCGCCGGCACCGGCAAGATCGGCGACGGCAAGGTGTTCGTCTACGACCTCGGTACCGTGGTGCGCATCCGCACCGGCGAGCTGGATAGCGACGCGCTGTAA
- a CDS encoding accessory factor UbiK family protein: MIDFNQLDDLARRLSDLVPPGLRQSREELQSTFKGALQAGLGKLDLVTREEFDVQRAVLLRTREKLDALEQAVAALEARASGASPSAVPGSDTP; the protein is encoded by the coding sequence ATGATCGATTTCAATCAGCTCGACGACCTCGCCCGCCGCCTCAGCGACCTGGTGCCGCCAGGCCTGCGCCAGTCGCGCGAAGAATTGCAGAGCACCTTCAAGGGCGCGCTACAGGCCGGCCTGGGCAAGCTGGACCTGGTCACCCGCGAAGAATTCGACGTGCAACGCGCGGTACTGCTGCGCACGCGCGAAAAGCTCGACGCGCTGGAGCAGGCCGTTGCCGCACTGGAAGCGCGCGCATCCGGCGCATCGCCCAGTGCGGTGCCCGGTTCCGACACTCCCTGA